Proteins co-encoded in one Methylomonas albis genomic window:
- the nifA gene encoding nif-specific transcriptional activator NifA — MSDRLLLVESELDTLFLVSQLLNSTHDLRTKLKGILEILHKRNGLHFGMITLRDVDDDSMSICEIYGDGIDRSVRYQPGEGLVGAILDEGSTIVVERIADEPRFLSRLGVYNPDLPFIGSPLAIEQGEVVGILAAQPSTSTFLGERARFMEMVANLIAQSVNMLRVMERKQNELVSERDYLKQTLVKNYRFENIIGHSEPMLKVFDIIRQVAKWHTTVLIRGESGTGKEVVASSIHFNSACANGPFLKLNCAALPDTLLESELFGHEKGAFSGAIGQRKGRFELADNGTLFLDEIGEISASFQAKLLRVLQEGEFERVGGVRTLKVNVRIIAATNRNLEQEVAEGNFREDLYYRLNVMPINMPPLRERIEDIPELASFLLNRISRQQGGRPLELKESAIRILMKHDWPGNVRELENRLERAAIMSQEGIIDRDVIASTGLENEIGISRTPQSIKHIDLHDENMDERERVIAALEQSGWVQAKAARLLDMTPRQIAYRIQTLNINVKQI; from the coding sequence ATGAGTGATCGTTTATTACTGGTTGAATCCGAGCTGGATACCCTGTTTCTGGTCAGTCAATTACTGAATAGCACACATGACTTACGTACCAAACTCAAGGGCATCCTGGAGATTTTGCACAAGCGTAACGGCCTGCATTTCGGCATGATCACTCTCCGCGACGTCGATGACGACAGTATGAGCATTTGCGAGATCTACGGTGACGGTATAGACCGCTCGGTGCGCTACCAACCGGGCGAAGGCCTGGTTGGCGCCATCCTTGACGAAGGTAGCACCATCGTCGTGGAGCGCATCGCCGATGAACCGCGCTTCCTCAGCCGTTTAGGGGTATATAACCCGGATTTGCCGTTTATCGGCTCCCCGCTAGCCATCGAGCAAGGTGAAGTAGTCGGCATTTTGGCCGCGCAACCCTCTACTTCGACATTTTTGGGCGAACGCGCCCGTTTCATGGAAATGGTCGCCAACCTGATTGCCCAAAGCGTGAACATGCTGCGGGTGATGGAACGCAAACAAAACGAGTTGGTCAGCGAACGTGACTATTTAAAACAAACACTGGTCAAAAACTACCGCTTCGAAAATATCATCGGTCATTCCGAGCCGATGCTAAAAGTATTCGACATCATCCGCCAGGTAGCCAAATGGCATACTACGGTGTTGATTCGCGGCGAATCCGGCACCGGTAAGGAAGTGGTCGCCAGCTCGATACACTTTAATTCGGCTTGCGCCAACGGCCCGTTTCTTAAACTAAACTGCGCCGCATTGCCCGACACCTTATTGGAATCGGAATTGTTCGGCCATGAGAAGGGCGCATTCAGCGGCGCGATCGGTCAGCGCAAGGGCCGTTTCGAACTGGCGGACAACGGCACGCTGTTTCTCGACGAAATCGGCGAGATTTCCGCGTCTTTTCAGGCCAAATTGTTGCGCGTGCTGCAAGAAGGCGAATTCGAGCGCGTCGGCGGTGTCCGCACCTTAAAAGTGAACGTCCGCATCATCGCCGCCACCAACCGCAATCTGGAACAGGAAGTAGCCGAAGGCAATTTTCGCGAGGATTTGTATTACCGCTTGAATGTGATGCCCATCAATATGCCGCCACTACGGGAACGTATCGAAGACATTCCGGAACTGGCCAGCTTTCTACTTAACCGAATTTCCCGCCAACAGGGTGGCCGGCCTTTGGAACTCAAGGAAAGCGCGATTCGGATTTTGATGAAACACGACTGGCCAGGCAACGTCCGCGAACTGGAAAACCGCCTGGAACGCGCCGCAATTATGAGCCAGGAAGGCATTATCGACCGCGACGTGATTGCCAGTACCGGTCTGGAAAACGAAATAGGCATCAGCCGAACCCCGCAATCGATCAAACACATCGATCTGCACGACGAGAACATGGACGAACGGGAGCGTGTGATCGCCGCTTTGGAGCAAAGCGGTTGGGTGCAAGCCAAAGCCGCCCGTTTGCTGGACATGACGCCTAGGCAGATTGCTTATCGGATTCAGACGCTTAATATCAACGTTAAGCAGATATAG
- the fchA gene encoding methenyltetrahydrofolate cyclohydrolase, giving the protein MSEIKDKSVETFLDELASKQATPGGGSAAAVMGAQAAALISMVCNLTIGKPKYAAVEAKMHALLTESEALRHALIGMIKADVDVFDKLMACYGLPKSSDVEKTLRAEQIQTVLREATLVPLECAKACVKAIELSRVAAEHGNLGVISDAGVAVMAGYAGLKSAALNVQINAASLKDRPFAEAQLGELDALLQAGEQVAEQIYRIVRDKL; this is encoded by the coding sequence ATGAGCGAAATCAAAGATAAATCGGTAGAGACATTTCTGGACGAATTGGCAAGCAAGCAAGCCACCCCAGGCGGCGGCAGTGCGGCGGCGGTGATGGGCGCGCAAGCGGCAGCCCTGATCAGCATGGTCTGTAATCTGACCATAGGCAAACCCAAATACGCGGCTGTGGAAGCGAAAATGCATGCGTTGCTAACCGAATCCGAAGCCTTGCGCCACGCCTTGATCGGTATGATCAAAGCCGATGTCGATGTGTTTGACAAATTGATGGCTTGTTATGGCCTACCTAAAAGCAGTGACGTAGAGAAAACCTTGCGTGCCGAGCAAATCCAAACCGTACTGAGAGAGGCTACCTTAGTACCACTGGAATGCGCGAAAGCCTGCGTCAAGGCTATCGAATTGAGTCGGGTGGCTGCCGAACACGGCAATCTAGGTGTGATCAGCGATGCCGGCGTAGCGGTGATGGCGGGCTATGCCGGCTTAAAAAGCGCGGCCCTAAATGTGCAAATCAACGCCGCGAGTTTGAAGGACCGGCCGTTTGCCGAAGCCCAGCTCGGCGAGTTGGATGCTTTATTGCAAGCTGGCGAACAGGTTGCTGAGCAGATTTACCGGATAGTCAGGGATAAGCTGTAA
- the cysS gene encoding cysteine--tRNA ligase, with the protein MLKIYNTLTRSKQEFIPKQPGKVGMYVCGMTVYDYCHIGHARVMVVFDTVARYLRYAGYQLTYVRNITDIDDKIIQRANENGEAFAALTERFIDAMHEDERALAVLPPDVEPKATQSIADIITMISTLIARDFAYVGGNGDVFYAVSRFAGYGKLSGKNIEDLQAGERVDVDTAKRDPLDFVLWKMAKPGEPYWDSPWGQGRPGWHIECSAMSTCCLGTHFDIHGGGMDLQFPHHENEIAQSEGATGEPFVNYWMHNGFVRVNEEKMSKSLGNFFTVREVLKQYRPEVIRFFILSSHYRSPLNYSDEQLDDAGAALTRLYTALRCVEIVDSMIDAEYRQRFEQAMDDDFNTPVALAVLFDLARELNKADDKTLLAATLKQLAAILGLLQESPDSFLQGRVGADGLNETQIEQLIYDRKAAKANKDWAQADTIRDQLKAQGVVLEDVAGGNTIWRREN; encoded by the coding sequence ATGCTGAAAATCTACAACACGCTAACTCGAAGCAAGCAAGAGTTCATTCCTAAACAGCCCGGTAAAGTGGGTATGTATGTCTGTGGCATGACGGTTTACGACTACTGTCATATCGGCCATGCGCGGGTAATGGTGGTCTTCGATACGGTCGCCCGTTATTTGCGGTATGCCGGTTACCAGCTGACCTACGTCAGAAATATTACCGACATCGACGATAAAATCATCCAGCGTGCCAATGAGAACGGCGAGGCATTTGCCGCGTTGACCGAGCGTTTTATCGATGCCATGCACGAAGACGAGCGCGCTTTGGCGGTGTTGCCGCCGGATGTGGAGCCAAAGGCCACTCAATCCATCGCCGACATCATCACTATGATTTCGACCCTAATCGCGCGAGATTTTGCCTATGTCGGCGGTAATGGTGACGTGTTTTATGCGGTGAGCCGGTTTGCCGGCTACGGCAAACTGTCCGGTAAAAATATTGAAGACTTGCAGGCGGGTGAGCGGGTCGATGTCGATACCGCCAAACGCGATCCGCTGGATTTTGTGCTGTGGAAAATGGCCAAGCCCGGCGAGCCTTATTGGGATTCACCGTGGGGGCAGGGTAGGCCGGGTTGGCATATCGAATGTTCGGCGATGTCCACTTGCTGCCTGGGTACTCATTTTGACATTCACGGCGGCGGCATGGATTTACAGTTTCCGCATCACGAAAACGAAATTGCCCAATCGGAAGGCGCAACCGGTGAGCCCTTCGTCAATTACTGGATGCATAACGGCTTCGTGCGCGTCAACGAAGAAAAAATGTCCAAATCCTTGGGCAATTTCTTCACGGTCCGAGAGGTGTTAAAGCAATACCGGCCGGAAGTGATTCGATTCTTTATTTTGTCCAGCCACTATCGCAGTCCGCTCAATTATTCTGACGAGCAACTCGACGATGCCGGCGCGGCGCTGACTCGTCTATACACCGCTCTGCGATGTGTCGAGATTGTCGATTCTATGATTGACGCCGAATATCGGCAGCGATTTGAACAGGCGATGGACGATGATTTCAATACGCCGGTGGCATTGGCAGTGTTGTTCGATCTGGCGCGTGAGTTAAACAAGGCCGATGATAAAACCCTGCTTGCCGCGACATTGAAGCAGTTGGCAGCGATTTTGGGTCTGTTGCAAGAGTCTCCCGATAGTTTTCTGCAGGGCAGAGTGGGGGCTGACGGTCTTAACGAAACGCAAATAGAGCAATTGATTTACGACCGAAAAGCCGCGAAAGCGAACAAAGACTGGGCGCAAGCCGATACTATTCGCGATCAATTAAAAGCGCAAGGTGTCGTGCTGGAAGATGTTGCTGGCGGTAACACTATTTGGCGTCGCGAAAATTAA
- a CDS encoding peptidylprolyl isomerase, translating to MRTTLVYLMLFLFSTLSFATENKMSNTHSKVKLTTSLGDVVIQLEDEKSPVSAANFLAYVKQGFYSGTIFHRVIPGFMAQGGGFDGSFNQKETNAPIKNEADNGLKNKRGTLAMARTNDPNSATAQFFINYKDNSFLDHTSPSPSGWGYAVFGEVVEGMDVVDAMAKQATANRGPHQDVPKTDIVIEKAEVIE from the coding sequence ATGCGCACCACACTGGTTTACCTGATGCTGTTTTTATTCTCAACCCTTTCATTTGCAACAGAAAATAAAATGTCCAACACACATAGCAAAGTCAAATTAACCACTTCACTGGGCGACGTCGTCATTCAACTGGAAGACGAAAAATCGCCGGTTTCCGCTGCCAACTTTCTGGCTTATGTGAAACAGGGGTTTTATTCCGGCACCATTTTTCATCGGGTAATCCCAGGCTTTATGGCCCAAGGCGGCGGTTTCGATGGCTCTTTTAATCAGAAAGAAACTAATGCACCCATCAAGAACGAAGCTGACAATGGCCTAAAAAACAAACGCGGCACTTTGGCCATGGCTCGCACCAACGATCCGAATTCGGCTACCGCTCAATTTTTTATCAATTACAAAGATAACTCGTTTCTGGACCACACCAGCCCAAGCCCCAGCGGCTGGGGTTACGCGGTATTCGGTGAAGTTGTCGAAGGCATGGACGTAGTAGATGCAATGGCCAAACAGGCCACCGCCAACCGCGGTCCGCATCAGGATGTACCTAAAACCGACATCGTGATCGAGAAAGCCGAAGTTATCGAATAA
- a CDS encoding UDP-2,3-diacylglucosamine diphosphatase translates to MKQDVLFISDLHLALEKPEITRRFLSFLQHRAIKAKSLYILGDLFDAWIGDDDNTRPIPAIKKALKQLADSGTDIFLLQGNRDFLLGQDFCKETGIRLLDEYAPIELDGQRILLTHGDLLCSDDLAYQAFRIKSHSTAWQRNVLSKPLWLRLIAARWYRFRSYYHKRGKTLDIMDVNQDTVFESLRKYTCHTLIHGHTHRPNLHEFTLDGMPAKRYVLADWKQDGAEILCWKNNNFKTETV, encoded by the coding sequence GTGAAACAAGACGTACTCTTCATATCCGACCTGCATCTGGCGCTGGAAAAACCGGAGATCACCCGGCGTTTCTTAAGCTTTTTGCAGCACCGCGCCATCAAAGCAAAATCGCTCTACATCCTTGGCGATTTGTTCGATGCCTGGATTGGCGACGACGACAATACTCGGCCTATTCCGGCCATCAAAAAAGCGCTCAAACAACTTGCCGACTCCGGTACTGATATTTTTCTGCTGCAGGGCAACCGCGATTTTCTGCTCGGCCAAGATTTCTGTAAGGAAACCGGTATCCGCTTGCTGGACGAATATGCGCCGATTGAATTGGACGGACAGCGGATCTTGCTGACCCACGGCGATTTGTTGTGTAGCGACGACTTAGCCTATCAAGCATTCCGGATCAAATCGCACAGTACGGCATGGCAACGAAATGTGCTGTCAAAACCCTTGTGGTTGCGGCTAATAGCGGCACGTTGGTACCGATTCCGCAGTTATTATCACAAACGCGGCAAAACCCTGGACATTATGGATGTCAATCAAGATACGGTGTTCGAATCCCTACGAAAATATACCTGCCATACATTGATTCATGGACACACACATCGGCCAAATCTACACGAGTTCACGCTAGACGGCATGCCGGCAAAACGTTACGTACTGGCGGATTGGAAACAAGATGGGGCGGAAATTTTATGCTGGAAAAACAACAACTTTAAAACAGAAACGGTTTAG
- a CDS encoding S1 family peptidase, producing the protein MKNQTLYLLALLIGLSTIATSHADEVNLPDILARIKPGIVAIGTYMPTRNPRAVFLGTGFAVADGRKVITNAHVTAKKLDDEHLERYAVFYRHEHKEQMQIAELAVTDDDHDLALLRVDGGALPALEIGDSLRVREGEQYAFTGYPIGMVLGLYPVTHRSIIAAISPNAIPAIATRQLNVNMLKRLQTPFDVFQLDATAYPGNSGSPLYDTNSGKVIGIINKVFVQGSKENAISNPSGITYAIPAEHIKTLLDQNIVK; encoded by the coding sequence ATGAAAAACCAAACACTTTATCTCTTGGCGCTATTGATCGGATTATCCACCATCGCCACAAGCCATGCCGATGAAGTTAACCTCCCCGACATTCTTGCTCGCATCAAGCCCGGAATTGTAGCCATCGGCACCTACATGCCGACACGGAACCCGCGCGCGGTTTTCTTGGGCACTGGATTCGCTGTTGCCGATGGCAGAAAAGTGATCACCAACGCTCACGTGACGGCAAAAAAACTAGACGATGAACACCTCGAGCGTTATGCCGTGTTTTATAGGCATGAGCACAAAGAGCAAATGCAAATTGCCGAACTGGCCGTGACAGACGACGACCACGATCTAGCACTGTTAAGGGTAGATGGGGGAGCATTACCAGCACTCGAAATCGGTGACTCATTGAGAGTACGGGAGGGCGAACAATATGCATTTACCGGCTATCCGATAGGCATGGTGCTAGGCTTGTATCCAGTCACTCACCGCAGCATTATTGCGGCGATTTCACCCAACGCGATACCGGCAATCGCTACTCGACAGTTGAATGTCAACATGCTGAAACGGCTACAAACCCCTTTCGATGTGTTCCAATTAGACGCTACCGCCTATCCCGGCAACAGCGGCAGCCCCTTGTACGACACCAATTCCGGAAAAGTTATAGGTATCATTAACAAGGTCTTTGTACAGGGCAGTAAAGAAAATGCAATATCCAATCCCAGCGGTATCACCTACGCAATACCCGCAGAACATATCAAGACGCTTCTAGACCAGAATATCGTCAAATAG
- a CDS encoding TIGR03013 family XrtA/PEP-CTERM system glycosyltransferase encodes MIRIFRHYISTAYLWLLMAESLVFYLAMYCGAGLRFLYTASWYTQAELAASAAVFSITLIASCSGLGLYRKTLDKEEYNILQRISFSFALAVFILAFIYYIIPDLMLARSVLISAIIFSFVGLLLTRYLFYRFVNLDNLKRRVLVVGCGQRAGELSVVNSSYIYKGFEIVGYITLEDEPISVPHAIALNEKIRLTDIVEAANVDEIVIAVDDRRKKLPVEELLDIKMSGVQIMDLQTFYEREQRLVFLEALSPSWLMFSDGFVSGGLRPIVKRSFDIVASLLLLSVSWWLMIITTLAIYIESGFGAPVFYRQKRVGYRDIPFDVIKFRSMRIDAEKNGAQWASQTDDRVTRVGKVIRKYRIDELPQLLNVLKGDMSFVGPRPERPEFVKGFEENIPYYKERHRVKPGITGWAQLCYPYGASEYDTRQKLQFDLYYVKNYSLFLDLTIMLSTVEVILWGKGAR; translated from the coding sequence ATGATAAGAATTTTTCGACATTACATTTCCACTGCCTATCTTTGGCTGCTCATGGCGGAATCGCTAGTGTTTTATCTAGCGATGTATTGTGGAGCAGGCTTAAGGTTTTTATATACGGCATCCTGGTATACCCAAGCCGAGCTTGCAGCTTCTGCTGCGGTTTTTTCTATTACGTTAATTGCCAGCTGCTCCGGCTTAGGCTTATACAGAAAAACATTGGACAAAGAAGAATACAATATTTTACAACGTATTAGTTTCAGCTTTGCCCTCGCGGTTTTTATACTGGCTTTCATCTATTACATCATTCCAGACTTGATGCTAGCACGTAGCGTCTTGATTTCCGCGATTATCTTTTCTTTTGTTGGCTTGCTATTAACCCGCTATTTGTTTTATCGCTTCGTCAATCTGGATAATTTAAAACGCAGAGTATTAGTGGTTGGTTGTGGTCAAAGAGCGGGCGAACTCAGCGTTGTCAACTCCAGCTATATTTACAAAGGCTTTGAAATCGTCGGCTACATCACGCTGGAAGATGAACCGATTAGCGTACCGCATGCGATAGCACTCAACGAAAAAATTAGGCTTACCGACATTGTAGAAGCCGCTAATGTCGATGAAATAGTTATTGCTGTCGATGATCGTAGAAAAAAACTACCTGTGGAAGAACTGCTGGACATCAAAATGTCCGGCGTGCAAATTATGGATTTGCAAACCTTCTATGAAAGAGAACAGCGCCTGGTTTTTCTGGAGGCACTAAGCCCGAGCTGGCTGATGTTTTCCGATGGCTTTGTGAGTGGCGGACTACGCCCCATCGTAAAGCGCAGCTTTGATATTGTTGCCAGCTTGTTACTGCTTTCCGTAAGTTGGTGGCTGATGATTATCACCACGCTGGCAATCTATATCGAAAGCGGCTTCGGCGCACCAGTTTTTTATCGGCAAAAACGTGTCGGCTATCGAGACATACCCTTTGATGTCATCAAGTTTCGCAGTATGCGTATCGATGCCGAAAAAAATGGCGCGCAGTGGGCTAGCCAAACGGATGATCGCGTGACTCGCGTCGGTAAAGTGATTCGTAAATACCGGATAGACGAGTTACCACAACTGCTAAATGTATTAAAAGGCGATATGAGCTTTGTCGGCCCGCGCCCGGAAAGACCCGAATTCGTTAAAGGTTTCGAAGAGAACATTCCGTACTACAAAGAACGACATAGGGTAAAACCCGGCATCACGGGATGGGCGCAGCTCTGTTATCCCTACGGCGCGAGCGAATACGATACCCGGCAAAAACTACAATTCGATTTGTATTACGTCAAAAATTATAGTTTGTTTCTGGACTTGACGATAATGCTTAGCACCGTGGAAGTAATTTTGTGGGGCAAGGGAGCTAGATAA
- a CDS encoding adenine nucleotide alpha hydrolase family protein, with translation MANCKQCLISDAVPDITLDADRVCNLCRDFNPQDQIREEESRKERELDLEKALRECRNQAEYDCLVPVSGGKDSLYLVYKLKVEYGLKVLAFTTDINIPAIAWDNIRRTLSKLDIDHLVYRPSDKFYQKAFRYLLKNQEPRGAVYTVSYVYAPLFEGDAIKLALQKNIPLILAGYSPGQPEPERMLYEFSRKLICEVDWTPPALKTCGEFDEQELSRFFNPNNYPKGTEFPRYLAPYHAWKYNQEEVMRKVVELGLVKSNKHASPIFSNYPINWLLMYSDLKHFGYNPYLPEFAALIREGKANIKEWKILIPLVDFMIKNKVLLGKDARSSLNWLEMSEHELAITQPKGVYDPPV, from the coding sequence GTGGCCAACTGTAAGCAGTGCTTAATTTCCGATGCGGTACCCGATATCACGTTGGACGCAGATCGCGTTTGTAATCTTTGTCGTGATTTCAATCCTCAAGACCAAATACGAGAGGAAGAGAGCCGCAAAGAGCGAGAGCTTGACCTGGAAAAGGCGCTGCGAGAGTGCAGGAATCAAGCGGAATATGACTGCCTAGTGCCGGTTAGCGGCGGTAAGGATAGCCTTTATTTGGTCTACAAATTAAAAGTCGAATACGGCCTAAAAGTCCTGGCATTTACCACGGATATTAATATTCCCGCCATTGCCTGGGATAATATCCGACGCACACTCAGCAAACTGGATATCGACCACTTGGTATATCGCCCGTCGGATAAGTTCTACCAAAAGGCTTTTCGTTACCTCTTAAAAAATCAAGAACCGAGAGGCGCGGTCTATACAGTATCGTATGTCTATGCCCCCTTATTTGAAGGCGATGCGATCAAACTCGCCCTCCAAAAGAATATACCGTTAATTCTGGCAGGATACTCGCCTGGGCAACCTGAGCCGGAAAGAATGCTTTACGAATTCTCCAGAAAACTAATTTGCGAAGTTGACTGGACACCGCCGGCATTGAAAACGTGCGGCGAATTCGATGAACAAGAATTGTCGCGCTTCTTCAATCCTAATAATTATCCCAAAGGCACCGAATTTCCACGCTATTTAGCCCCTTATCATGCCTGGAAATATAACCAAGAAGAGGTGATGCGAAAAGTCGTCGAATTGGGCTTGGTTAAGTCAAATAAACACGCCAGCCCTATTTTCAGCAACTACCCAATCAATTGGTTGCTAATGTATTCCGACTTGAAGCACTTTGGCTACAATCCGTATTTACCAGAGTTCGCCGCTTTAATTCGCGAGGGTAAAGCCAATATTAAAGAATGGAAAATTTTGATCCCGCTAGTCGACTTTATGATCAAAAACAAGGTCTTGTTGGGTAAGGATGCAAGAAGTAGTCTAAATTGGTTGGAAATGTCCGAGCACGAACTGGCTATCACCCAGCCTAAAGGAGTTTACGACCCGCCTGTATGA
- a CDS encoding AMP-dependent synthetase/ligase — protein sequence MSRYKTLPGLLKLKAHENPDDLAHWFHDTEGTWRPVSNLEFYREVLDLSWKLKALGVEKNQAVAIMATTSHYWESIHHAILSLGGIVVGIDPNDNPEQLSTIVKIANIKILVIDRVEYWHKFNNLSQFETIIAFNCAPTENQANTLKFISTPNTTNGTLNDTPQPDILQPSDVATIIFTSGTTGIPKGIAYRHDQIIAAINALLLTYPEVSHQPCHLVCWLPLSNLFQRIVNLCALAGQAEVYFVEQPQKIIEYLPIINPHIFVAVPRFYEKLYQGFEAKLNQQPRFIAQCLRYCLKRGESQTIVGSFFRTANRQIFKSFTALFGKNLRYMVSGSAAIPLWLLKRYQAMGLLILEAYGLSENVVPIAANRFSEYRFGTVGKALPSNIVTLAEDGELLVKGPGAFEGYLGDQQTERSLDISKHLQTGDYAKIDAKGFISLTGRKSEVFKTSTGRKIAPVEIESLLQNDPRIEQAVIFGESRKFLVALTTIVNSRPADDSDAVSYSQGLAMDLPKYLRDLPEYKRPAGAILSFKAFSIEHLELTGNLKLRRKKIQQNYEQWINSLYEALADPQSAIHSQPLMISPDIVLIKLQCPQG from the coding sequence ATGAGTAGATATAAGACGCTTCCCGGTTTATTAAAACTCAAAGCGCACGAAAATCCGGATGACCTGGCGCATTGGTTTCACGATACTGAGGGCACCTGGCGCCCGGTAAGTAATTTAGAGTTTTATCGGGAAGTGCTGGATTTATCCTGGAAATTGAAAGCTCTTGGCGTAGAAAAAAACCAAGCCGTAGCGATTATGGCCACCACCTCGCACTATTGGGAATCGATACATCATGCCATTTTATCATTAGGCGGGATTGTGGTCGGCATCGATCCTAACGACAATCCAGAGCAATTAAGCACTATAGTAAAAATTGCAAATATTAAAATCCTGGTGATAGACCGCGTTGAATATTGGCATAAGTTTAACAACCTAAGCCAATTCGAAACTATTATTGCGTTTAATTGTGCTCCAACTGAGAATCAGGCAAATACACTCAAATTTATAAGCACTCCCAACACAACAAACGGCACACTCAACGACACTCCGCAACCAGATATTCTTCAGCCTTCGGATGTTGCTACCATTATCTTCACTTCAGGCACCACGGGGATACCAAAAGGTATCGCCTATCGGCACGATCAAATTATTGCCGCTATAAATGCGCTGTTGTTGACGTATCCAGAAGTAAGTCATCAGCCGTGTCATTTAGTTTGTTGGCTGCCTCTTTCCAATCTTTTTCAACGCATTGTGAACTTATGCGCATTAGCTGGCCAAGCCGAAGTGTACTTCGTGGAACAGCCACAAAAAATCATCGAATACCTGCCAATAATCAATCCGCATATTTTTGTAGCTGTACCACGTTTTTACGAAAAGCTTTATCAAGGATTTGAAGCTAAATTAAACCAACAACCTCGGTTCATTGCTCAATGTCTTCGCTATTGCCTAAAAAGGGGGGAAAGTCAAACGATTGTCGGCTCGTTCTTCAGGACAGCCAATCGCCAAATTTTTAAATCATTTACCGCCCTTTTTGGCAAAAATCTACGTTACATGGTGAGTGGCTCTGCAGCCATACCCCTATGGCTGTTAAAGCGTTACCAAGCCATGGGACTCTTGATTTTAGAGGCTTATGGCCTAAGTGAAAACGTAGTGCCGATAGCCGCCAATCGATTTTCAGAGTATCGATTCGGCACAGTCGGCAAAGCTTTACCGAGCAATATTGTAACACTGGCGGAAGATGGGGAATTATTGGTGAAAGGACCCGGCGCTTTTGAAGGCTACCTTGGCGACCAGCAAACCGAACGAAGTCTCGATATATCAAAACACCTTCAGACTGGAGACTACGCGAAAATCGATGCGAAAGGGTTTATAAGCCTAACCGGACGCAAATCCGAGGTTTTTAAAACATCAACTGGTAGAAAAATAGCGCCCGTTGAAATCGAGAGCCTCCTTCAGAACGACCCTAGGATAGAGCAGGCCGTAATTTTTGGAGAAAGCCGAAAATTTTTAGTTGCCCTAACTACCATCGTAAACTCTCGGCCTGCCGATGATTCCGACGCCGTAAGCTATTCTCAGGGATTGGCTATGGATTTGCCAAAATATTTGCGGGATTTACCTGAATACAAAAGGCCGGCAGGTGCAATTTTGAGTTTCAAGGCGTTCTCTATTGAGCACCTGGAGCTGACAGGCAACCTAAAACTAAGGCGTAAAAAAATCCAACAGAATTATGAGCAGTGGATAAATAGTCTCTACGAAGCATTAGCAGACCCTCAATCCGCGATTCACAGCCAACCTCTAATGATTAGCCCGGACATTGTGTTAATCAAGCTTCAATGTCCGCAAGGTTAG